A window of Deinococcus cellulosilyticus NBRC 106333 = KACC 11606 genomic DNA:
TGGAAGTGTGCAGTGACATTTCCAGACAGCGCCCGGCGCACGTTTTTGAGCAGGGCCAGATCGACCCTGTGGTGCACGTCGGGGATCCAGACCGCCTGAGGCAACTCCTCATCATCCTGATGGACAATGCGGCCAAATACACCCCTGTCGGGGGCACGGTGCGGGTGTCGTTGCAGGAATTGCCGCACCTCATCGAAATTCAGGTGTCTGACACCGGTATTGGCATGGCTTCCGGGGACCTGAATCGGGTGTTTGAGCGCTTCTACCGGGTGGACCAGCGGAACAACAAACATGGAGATCCCGGGGGAACAGGTCTGGGGTTGCCCATTGCGAAGTGGATTGTAGAAGAGCACGGGGGCAGCATCCACCTGGAAAGTGAACTGGAAAAAGGCACCACCGCCGTGGTCCGCCTGCCGGTGCACGTCTCCGAGATCTTCTGAGGGATCTTCATCCCGGACCCTGTCCTGTGCCTGGTGGCCTTAGTGAAGGTGCCCTCAGGAGGGGCATTGTTGAACTAAAAAGGAACCATGTCTGCATCTGTGAACCTTTATCCCACCTTTGAACAGGCCATCCATTCTGAACTCCCCTTCCGGCAGCACCTCAGGTTTCTGCGCATTGAGGTGACAGCTGTTTCCCTGGGGCAACGCATTGAGGTGCATCACATGGCCCCCTATGGACAGGTGCTGAAACCCACCTACCGGCACACCACAGCGGTTTTCCTGCTGGCCGGAAGGGAGCTTCACCCCAGGATGGTCAGGGCCATGGGCAAACTGCTGGGTCACCCAGAAATTCTGGTGGAAACCTCTCCTGGAGGTTCCGCGGGACCTCAGGATTTCAACCTGGTGTTTCAGCCCTGAATGTGGATGTTCTGGACGTTCTCACTGTCTGGTGGTGCACCTTTTTCATGGCATACATCCGCCCATCGGCCAGTTTCAGCAGTCTCTGAGGGGTGTCTGCCTCCTGGGGGAAAAAAGCCATCACAAAGCTCACCCCTGCGGCGTCAAACCCGTCTTGATGCACCCGGTGGATCACTGCCTTCATCCGGGTTCTCAGGGTCCTCTGGCTGGTTTTGGGGAGGTGTTTCAACACCACTGCAAATTCATCTCCTCCCAGTCGGTAACACACGTCACTGATCCGCATGTGCTTTTTCAGTCCAGAAGCAAAACTTTGCAGCAATCCATCCCCCTGGGTGTGCCCATGGGGGTCCATCCCACCTTGTAAAGTCTGGGGATGCCATACACTCCCCCAACGGCCTGGGGTTGAGCATCAAGCTGAAGTTCTCCTGATGAAGTTGCATCTGGCTGACCTGCCAGAAATCAGCCTTTCGCACGGGCTGAGGAGTGGCTGTCAGGCTGCTTCTGTGGGCAGGGGTTTGCACTGCAGATCCATGAGGTCGCACATGCTGCGGCAAGGGAGGTGCCGAGTCTCAGCGCAACCGAAAAACCATCAAACACCAGGCCTTGCGTTGATGTCCCCATCAACCCCTGAAACTTCACTCCAGGTCACTCGTGGGGTTGACCAGACGGGAACTGGTGGTGAAGCTCTTCTGAAACCAGGAAGCTGGCCCGACTGAGGTCCAGCAGGTTTTCTTCAAAAGGCTCATGGTTCCAACCCATCCCCATGGGTCGGTACAGGTCAACATGCACCCCTTCCTGTTCACACTGGAACACCACCCTGACCCGACTGGAGCCATCTGAATTCCCCACCACCATCTCTTCAGACCCAGGTCCTCCCGTGTTCAGGCTGTATTCCGGACTGGGACAACGGGATTTCAGTTCGGCGTGAAAACGGCTCTTGGCGGACAAAATCTTGATTTCTCTGGGGTTCATGGTTCCTCCGGTTCAGGGTGAGGCAAAAGTGAAAAGCTGGGTTTCTGGTGGCTGAAACGCCACAATGCAGGTTGCTGGGGTTGATCGAGGCGGTTCCCGCAGACACCACGGCATGACCCACGCGGTCGAGGTTGCACCCGGATTGGACCTCCCCCTGGGTGCATGCAGGAATCCGTTTCCCTGAATGCGTGGACTCCTGCATGAACAGCTTTGATCCCTCATCCCTCCAGTTGCTTTCTTTGCTGGGTGTCCCACTGGCCCCGTTTGTGGGACAGCATCACTGTGGCGATCAGGCGTTCAAACACCAGGATCTGGCGGTAACCCAGTTGCTCGAACACC
This region includes:
- a CDS encoding sensor histidine kinase, with the translated sequence EVCSDISRQRPAHVFEQGQIDPVVHVGDPDRLRQLLIILMDNAAKYTPVGGTVRVSLQELPHLIEIQVSDTGIGMASGDLNRVFERFYRVDQRNNKHGDPGGTGLGLPIAKWIVEEHGGSIHLESELEKGTTAVVRLPVHVSEIF
- a CDS encoding GGDEF domain-containing protein yields the protein MDPHGHTQGDGLLQSFASGLKKHMRISDVCYRLGGDEFAVVLKHLPKTSQRTLRTRMKAVIHRVHQDGFDAAGVSFVMAFFPQEADTPQRLLKLADGRMYAMKKVHHQTVRTSRTSTFRAETPG